The following coding sequences are from one Pseudomonas mendocina window:
- a CDS encoding ABC transporter permease, with amino-acid sequence MLSPYMSPVERLWYYGLRIICGLVLLFLILPVLVIVPLSFNSGTFLVYPLQGFSLRWYEDFFMSADWMRSLKNSLIIAPAATLLAMVFGTLAAIGLTRGEFRGKALVMSLLISPMIVPVVIIGVASYLFFAPLGMGNSYLSLILVHAVLGVPFVIITVSATLQGFNHNLVRAAASLGASPITAFRRVTLPLIAPGVISGALFAFATSFDEVVVTLFLAGPEQATLPRQMFSGIRENLSPTIAAAATLLIGFSILLLLTLEWLRGRSEKLRTSTPE; translated from the coding sequence ATGCTCAGCCCCTACATGTCACCCGTCGAGCGTCTCTGGTACTACGGCCTGCGCATCATCTGCGGCCTGGTACTGCTATTCCTGATCCTGCCGGTGCTGGTGATCGTGCCGCTGTCGTTCAACTCCGGCACCTTCCTGGTCTACCCGCTGCAGGGCTTCTCGCTGCGCTGGTACGAGGACTTCTTCATGTCCGCCGACTGGATGCGCTCGCTGAAGAACAGCCTGATCATCGCCCCGGCTGCGACCCTGCTGGCCATGGTGTTCGGCACTCTGGCGGCCATCGGCCTGACCCGTGGCGAGTTCCGCGGCAAGGCGCTGGTGATGAGTCTGCTTATCTCGCCGATGATCGTCCCGGTGGTGATCATCGGTGTGGCCAGCTACCTGTTCTTCGCCCCACTGGGCATGGGCAACAGCTACCTGTCGCTGATCCTGGTTCACGCGGTGCTTGGCGTACCGTTCGTCATCATCACCGTGTCGGCCACCTTGCAGGGCTTCAACCACAACCTGGTACGCGCCGCAGCCAGCCTCGGCGCTTCGCCGATCACTGCGTTTCGCCGGGTGACCCTGCCGCTGATCGCACCTGGGGTGATCTCCGGTGCGCTGTTCGCCTTCGCCACCTCGTTCGACGAAGTGGTGGTGACCCTGTTCCTCGCAGGGCCGGAGCAGGCCACCCTGCCACGGCAGATGTTCAGCGGCATCCGCGAGAACCTGTCACCGACCATCGCTGCCGCCGCGACCTTATTGATCGGTTTCTCCATCCTCCTGCTGCTGACTTTGGAATGGCTGCGCGGGCGTAGCGAGAAACTGCGGACATCGACGCCGGAATAA
- the rpe gene encoding ribulose-phosphate 3-epimerase, whose protein sequence is MQPFAIAPSILSADFARLGEEVDNVLAAGADIVHFDVMDNHYVPNLTIGPMVCSALRKYGVTAPIDVHLMVSPVDRIIGDFLEAGASYITFHPEATLHIDRSLQLIKDGGAKCGLVFNPATSLDALKYVMDKVDMILLMSVNPGFGGQKFIPGTLDKLREARALIDASGRDIRLEIDGGVSAKNIREIAAAGADTFVAGSAIFNQPDYKSVIDAMRAELAQVRG, encoded by the coding sequence ATGCAACCCTTCGCCATCGCTCCGTCGATCCTTTCCGCCGACTTCGCCCGCCTAGGTGAGGAAGTGGACAACGTACTCGCCGCCGGGGCGGACATCGTCCACTTCGATGTCATGGACAACCACTACGTGCCCAACCTGACAATCGGCCCGATGGTCTGCTCGGCGCTGCGCAAGTACGGCGTTACCGCACCTATCGATGTGCACCTGATGGTCAGCCCGGTGGATCGCATCATCGGTGATTTCCTCGAAGCCGGCGCCAGCTACATCACCTTCCATCCTGAAGCTACCCTGCACATCGACCGCTCCCTGCAGTTGATCAAGGATGGCGGTGCCAAGTGCGGCCTGGTGTTCAACCCGGCGACCTCGCTGGATGCATTGAAGTACGTAATGGACAAGGTCGACATGATCCTCTTGATGAGCGTCAACCCCGGCTTCGGCGGGCAGAAGTTCATCCCCGGCACGCTCGACAAGCTGCGCGAAGCCCGTGCGCTGATCGACGCCAGCGGTCGTGATATCCGCCTCGAGATCGACGGCGGCGTCAGTGCCAAGAACATCCGTGAGATCGCCGCAGCGGGCGCCGACACCTTCGTCGCCGGTTCGGCGATCTTCAACCAGCCGGACTACAAGAGCGTGATCGACGCCATGCGCGCCGAGCTGGCCCAGGTGCGTGGATGA